Within the Syntrophales bacterium genome, the region GGAGAGGCCGGTCATTACCATCAAGGTCAAAATCAGGTTTGCGCAGACAACCGCTGAACCAATCGGAATCAGGGAGGAAAATCCTTTTGCCAATCCGTCTAACAGCACCTTCGGGCTTTTGGGGCGGATCGTCCGGTCTATGTAAGCCAGAATGATGAAGAGAAAAATCGCCAGAACGACGGCGAGACTGATTGAATATCCCCAGTAGATAAAGCCCACGATGATTAAAAGGGGCAGAAAGATATAGGAATAGCGACGAAAATATCCCCAGCCGTAATTCTGGTCGTGTTCAATCGGCTTGAGCCCCATCTTTTTGACGTAAAAATAGTTGTAGGCGAGAATCGCGATCAGATAGAGCAACATGGGGCCAATCGCCATAATGCATACCCACAGGTAGGGAATCGAGAGGATTTCCACCATGACGAAGGCGAGCGATCCCAGCACCGGCGGGGTGATCATCGCGATCGTTCCCGAAGTGGCGGCGATTCCGGCTGCCGTGTACTTGTCATATCCGCTTTTTTCGTACATCGGTTTGCTGATGGTCGAGACGAACTGGGTGTCGGCGGCGCCGGAGCCGCTGAACAGGCCCATGAAAACCGAGGCGAGCGCCGTGACGATCCCGGGGCCGTCCGCCCGGCCGCGGGAGGCGAGCGAGGCGATATTGGCGATGATTTTTCCCAGGTTCAAAACCCCGATGATTCCGCCCATGATGGTGAAATAAACGAGATATTTAGCGGAGACGCCGGTAATCATCCCGAAAAGACCGGCCTCCGTCTCGCTGAAGAGCTTGGCGAGCAGCAGGTCGAAGCCGAAAACGGCGTGGGAAAAGACGCCCCCCATCAGATCCCCGTGGAGGTTGTAGAGAAGAAAGGTGAGTACCAGGCACGGCAGGATAGCCCCGATGTAGCGGTACACCTGGCCTAGCAGCAGCAGCGTAAGTCCGAAGCTCAGCACCAGATCCCATGCTTCGGGAATCATGGCCCTCTCAATGATGTCATGAAAAAAAACAACATGATAGGTATAGGGAATGATCACCAGCAGCGCCGCCAGCTTGTCGGCTATTTTACTGGAACGGGGATAAAGGGTCGGCAGCACCGCCGCCATCCAGAAGATTGTCGCGGCAATGTTTAATTTAACATCCAGACCAATTTTCCAGAAGGAATACAACGGAAAGGCGGCCATGAGCGCAAACACGAAGGCCCCGACTCCGGCCTTTCCGGGGGGGCGCTGGGAGGAGATAAGGTAGCCGGTCAAAAGCAGAAATAAAACGTGAGTGGAGCGCTGCAGCTCGGTCAAATCGAGAATGCTCAGAGAAAAACCGGCAAATGGGGTAAAGGGGTGAATTACCAGATACAAGCTGTAAATACTGGCGATTACCAGCAGGGGCTTGATGACAAATCGCCCGAGGTTGTCTTCCTGACTGATTGGCTCGTTGTGCATGCGTTTTTACCTTTCTGGGGGAAACATGCCTCACCCGGGAGGTTGTTTATGAGTAGATCAGGTATAGGCGACCTCTAAAACAACGGGGCAGCCTTTGTCAACAACAATATGTCTCTTCGTTGACAGTTCGGACATTTGCCGGGATTGTGCAGCGCCTGATCCTGACGTCAGATTTTCTTCCGCTCATCGGTCCAGTAGCGCTCCCGCAACTTTTTCTTTTCTATTTTTCCGGAACCTGTCTTGGGGAGCGACGGTAAAAATTCTACTGATTTAGGGGCTTTGTAACGCGCTATCTGCTCCTTGCAAAACGAGATCAGCTCGTCCGCCGTTGCACTTATTCCGGGTTTCAAAACAACAGTGGCGTGAACCGTCTCTCCCCACTTTTCATCGGGAACGCCAACTACGGCGCACTCCAGAACGGCCTTATGCATGTAGAGGGCATTTTCGACCTCCGTGGAATAGACGTTTTCGCCGCCGGTTACAATCATGTCTTTTTTCCGATCCACGATCGTTACATAGCCTTCTTCGTCCATCACGGCCATGTCGCCGGTATAGAGCCAACCGTCGCGGATGGCCTTTGCCGTTTCCTCCGGGAGCTGCCAGTAGCCGGGAGTCACGGTATCGCCCCGCACAATTATTTCGCCGACCTCTTTTTCATCCTTTTTGACCTCGCCGCCTGCATCGTTCACCACCTTGAGAGCGACGGCGATGAACTCCCGACCGGTTTTTGATTTGAAGCGGAGCTGCTCTTCCGGCGGCAGTCGCCGCAGGTGATCCTTGAGGATGGAAAAGGTCAGGTAGGGGCACGTCTCGGTCATTCCGTAGGTCTGGATGTAGTCGCACCCGAAGGTTTCCACGATCCGGCGGACAACCTCCGGGGCGATCGGGGCGCCGCCGCTGAGCAGCACCCGCAGGCTGCTGAAGTTGTATTTTTTGACCCCCGGATAATTGATCAGCATGTTGAGCATCGTGGGGATAAGATTGGTCAGCGTGACCTTCTTTTCTTCCAGAGCCGACAAAACCAGCGGCGGGGCGAATTCGCCGACAAGAACGTGCGTGCCGCCGACCCAGGTTATCGCCCAGCTTGCCCAGGCGTCCGCCAGATGAAACAAGGGTGCGGCATGGAGCCAGACATCCCGGTCGGTGAGCTGCAATTCCGCAATTGTCCCCAGGGCATGCAGGGAAACATTCTTATGGGTAAGGATTACCCCCTTCGGACGTCCCGTCGTTCCGCTCGTGTAGTAGATCTGGGCGATATCGTCCTCCTTTACCGCAACATCTGCGCAGAAGGCGTCTTTGCCGGCAACAAGTTTTTCATACGAGCGGTCGTTTTTCCCTTCCGGGAACCCGCCGGACGCGTTGCCGGTCCAGATAATCTTTTCGAGAGAGGGAATATTGCCGCGGATTTGCTCAACCGTTTTTGCGAACTTCGGGTCGGCAATAAGCAGCTTTGCGCCGGCGTCATTCAGGATGAAGGCGAGTTCAGCGGCGGATAAACGATGGTTCAGCGGGACGGCGATTGCCCCGATGAGGGCGATGGCGTAGTATGATTCAAGGTAATAATGGCAATTGGGGTGCAAAATGGCTACCCGGTCGCCCTTTTTTATGCCCTCCGCCTGCATGAAGGCGGAAATACTGCGGAGGCGATCAAAAAAATCCCGGTAGGTCCAGCTATTGTTTCCGCAGATGACGGCCTTTTTTTCGGGGAAAAACAGGCAGGCTTTCTTTAATGAGTCCGGAAGAATCATGTTTAAACCTCAAGCGTCTTTATTCCAGGCATCCATAGCTTGGCGAGTCATTTATTTTTTTGCGTGGGAAACGGGGCCGTGCTCTTCAAATCAGTAATTCTGCAATGCAGATTAGCCCCTCTTGCCGCATTGTTCTACGATCGGGCTTTTGCCGGTGTGACAATAAACGGCAGTTTTTCGAAAAATTCACTTTGGGCAACCAGGCGAGTGGAAACAAAACGGGCCTTGCGATTAAAAGCATCCAGACGCCCCCTGCGCCAAGAGGGAGGGGCATCTGGAGCAGCTTAACGGCTGATTTTTAAGCCTATCTCCGTTTGCAGGGAAACCTGTCGCCTGCAACATAATTCTCGCTTGTTAGATTCTCAGGAAACCTACCTATCGCGGGGCTCCACAGCCAGTTGGCACTTTTCATGCAAACAGACGGAAAGTTTGCCCGTATCTTCTTCTGTAACGTGGATGATAAGGTCCTTCTCCGAGCCCCTGCGGCTTCTTATATAGGAGGCGTTCAATACGTGAAGACCGCTATCAGCCACGCAACGGAAGGCGTTGGCGATCTGCTCCGTTGATTCGCAATGGCGTACAATCAGCCGCGATCCCTCCTCGCCGATTCCCAGAATCGGGTTCAGAATCATATAGAAAAAGTCGTTGGTAGTGACTATGCCCACAACCTTGCCATCCTCCATGACGGGCAGGGCGCCGACATGCCTGTCCTGAGCCAGGCGGACGGCATTTTCTATCGTCGTTTCGGGGGTAACGGTGGCCACATCCTTCTGCATAATGTCATTGACCGTCAACTTGGCGAAAAGGTAGTGGATTTCTCCGATGCTCAGGCTTGTCGCCATGGACGGCGAGGAATGAAGCACCCGGTCCTTGGTGACGATACCCTTGAGCTTCCCCTTGTCAACTACTGGAAGTCGTTCGATCTTTCTTTCCTTCATGAGTTTCGCCGCTTCCAGCACCGGGGTATCGCTGGTAACGGTCACTACGGGTGTAGACATGATGTGTCGTACGCGCATGGCAACCTCCTGATTTTGTTATTGGATGAGTTATGCTTCCCTTTTGCAGCCCCCTGACTGTGGGACACGTGCAGAGGCGGATGGATGTTAAAAGAAGCCGGCCTTGTTGTCAAGACAATTTTACAACAGGCAATTCCATCACTTAGCCGGCAGCGCAAGGATTTTTCAATCAGGCAATCTTTTTCATCGTCATTCGATATTTCTCGGCGAGTTCCCTGTAGAGGATGACGCCTTCAGCGGTAGCGATGATATTTTTTGCGGAGGCCTTCTTGATGATTTTTGCCGGATTGCCGCCGACGATTGTTCCGGCGGGAACCCTCATTCCCTGAAGAACTACCGAACCCGCCGCAACGAAAGAGTCTTCCTCGCAGATCACTTGAAACATCAGCACCGCCCCCATGCCGATTATCGTGCGCGGCAAGATATGCACGTCGTGCAGCAGCGCCCCATGCCCGACAATGACGTCGTTTTCGATCACAACCTCTGACCCGATATCGACATGGATGACGGCGTTGTCCTGAAAGCTCACCCCCTCGCCGAGGGTTATGGGACCTAAATCCCCTCTGATCACAGCCCCCGGGCCGATGAAACAACTTTCTCCGATAACGACGTCGCCGATGATCACGGCCTCGGGATGAACAAAAGCGGAAGCCGATATCCGCGGTATTTTTCCATTAAATTCATAAACTGGCATGTAATGTCTCCCTATAAAATATCGTCTGCTCTGTTTTTTGAAAAAATTTAACTTCAAAAAATGCATTTTAATTGAAAAATATCACAAATATTCACCTCTCCCCGCTTGTTGGCAAATGCGGACGTTCTGCAATAGCCTCAATGGGAATATAATTCCAGAAGAAAATTGTGAGAGAGCAGGATTCATCTCTTTTGACCGACAGGGACGGCATTAATTTTTGGCCTAAAAAGGCTAACGACAGAGGCAATTGCAAAACCATTTGTCATTCCCGAATGTCTCTATGGGAAAGCGAAGCTTAATGTTCATAATATGGTTTTTCACGCAGTTAGAACCAGATTCCCGCTCAGAATCGTTGCGGGAATGACAAGAATGGGGAGTTTTGCAATTACCTCGGCAGACATTTTATAAAGTAAGAAATAGTAATAAAAAGTATGAAATAGTATTATAAAGTAATAAAAGGTATTTTTTATCTTGACAGTAGTATTGGGTAAAGTATATCTTTCCGCAAAATCATGTTGCCGGCAACGCACCTTTTGATTATTTCCCGGCATCAAACAATCATTTAAGCGTTTCTATAAAGGGTCCCGATGCTGACTTTTACAGATATTGAGAAAAATTAAAAAAGGAGGTTTTGAAAATGGAGTTTGATGTTCATAAAGTGAAAGGGCCGTTGCGGGGCAAGTTTTTTTCTTTATTGATGATTTTTTTATTCGCGTTTGTTGTTCTTACAGGCTTGTCGGGCCGGGCACGGGCGGAGGAGTTTTCCGGCAAGTTTCCCGTCTTTATCGCCGGCAGCCTGACGGTTCCCTTCAAGGCGGTCGCCAAAGTGTACAACAAGCAGTATCCGCAGGTTGAAGTAATGATCGAGGGCGGCGGAAGCGCCACGACGATCCGCAAGGTCACGGAACTCAAAAGGGAGTGCGGCATCATTGCCTCGGCCGACTACAAGATCGTGCCGAAGCTGATGTTTCCCGATTACGCCGACTGGTACATCATCTTCGCATCGAATCAGATGGTGCTCTGCTATACGGAAAAATCAAAATTTGCCAGGGAAATCAACGCAGACAACTGGTACAAGATACTCCAGAAGGACGGGGTGACATATGGCCGCAGCGACCCCGATCAGGACCCCTGCGGATACCGCACCCTGATGCTCTGGCAGCTCGCGGAGAAACATTACAATGAAAACGGATTATACAACAAACTCTACGGCGCCCGGGGCGATACGATGAAGGCCAAAGCGGTCGAGCTGCTCGCGCTTCTGCAGTCAGGCGATCTCGACTACGCCTTTGAGTACGACTCCGTTGCCCGGCAGCATGGACTGAAGTATGTTCAGTTGCCTGAAAGAATTAATCTTTCCAGTGCCGAGCATGAAGAATTCTACTCCCGGGCCAAGGTAAGCATCAAGGGTGCCAAGCCCGGCCAGAAGATCAATCTGGTCGGAGAACCGATTCTTTACGCGCTCACGATTCCGAAAAATTACCCCGACCAGAAAAAGGCGATGAGTTGGGTAGAATTTCTGCTGAGCGAAAAGGGAATCAAGGCGATGGCTGCCTCCGGCCAGAGTTCCGTTTGCCCCGCCGTAGCCAGTGACAAAGGCAAGCTTCCGGAGGCGCTCAAAAAGTATGTAAAATATTTTCCGCATTGAAGGAGGTTATTATTATGAAGAGCGGTTTTACAAGGATTTTGATCCTTTTCCTGGTCATTTCCGGTGTTTTTTTTGCGAAAGAGGGGACGTGCGGCGACCCGGTTAAATTGAATCTGTATGCCGCCGCCGGGTTGAAAAAACCCATGGATGTTGTCGTTGACAAATTCAGCAAGGAATACGGTGTGAAAATTTTCCCCAATTACGGCCCGTCGGGCGGGCTTTACACCCAGATCATAAAAGGGCAGCCGTGCGACATTTACTTCAGCGCCGACTGGATGCTGATTGAAAAACTGAAGGAAAAGAAGCTTCTGGCCGAGGGGAAAAAAATATTGAAGGATGTCATGGTGCTTGTTGTTTCCAAAACAGGCGAAGAAAAGAAGATTAAAACCTTCGCCGATCTGACGAAGGAGGGAGTGGTTCTGTCGATTGCCGATCCGCGAGCCCCTGTCGGCATGTATGCCGAAAAAGGGCTGCGGAATCTTGGCCTGTTCGACAAGATAATTGCCACGGGAAATCTCAAGGCGAAGCCAAGCACGGTAAACCAGGTGGCCATTCTGGTAGAGAAGGACCAGGTGGATGCAGGGATGATTTTCAAGAGTGTCGCAAACATGTATAAGCTCAACCAGGTTGCGTCTATGGGATACGATGTTACAGGAGATATCAGCTTCGGGATCGGAATTATCAAGGGCGAAAACGAAGATATGGCGAAGAAATTCATGGCCTTTACTGTTGCCCATATAGACGAGTTTGTCAAATACGGGTGGCAGCCCTATGAATAGAATCGTAACCAGAAACATGATTGCCGTTATTTTTGCGCCTTTTTTGCTTCTGCTGATTATTTATCCTCTTGTTGCGCTCTTGACAAATCTGGAAATTCCGGGAATCGTCAAGACCTTTCACGATTATCTTTTCTGGGAAAGCGTGAAAAACACGATGTTTTGCGCCCTTGCCGCAGCGGCTCTTTGTGTGGTGATGGCGATCGGGTTCGGCTATTGTCACCTCTTTTTGAGAAATACGCTGCTGTACAAGGCGGCTAATTTAATGAATGACCTGCCCGTCGCGATCCCCCATACGGTGGCGGGCCTGGCCCTGCTTCTTGCCTTCGGACGAACAAATTTCGGGTTTATCGGTTCCACTGGTCTTGCCTTTACTCTCGTTGCGGTCATTCTGGCCATGTTTTTCGTCTCCTACCCGCTTGCGGCCCGGGCGGTCGCAACGGGGGTTGATCAAATGGACCAGGAAAGCATCATTGTCGCCAGAACGCTGGGGGATACCCCAACGATGGCCTTTCTCCGGATAGCCTTGCCGGGCCTGAGAGAGGCCCTGTTTTCCGGTTTTGTCCTGGCCTTCGCCCGTTCCCTGAGCGAATTTGCCGCCGTGATCATGTTCGGTGGAAATGTTCCGGGTTCAACACAGGTTCTTGCTTCCTATGTTTTTACAAAAGTGGAAGAGGGCGAGGTGGCGATGGCGGTAACGGCGAGCGGCTTCTGTATTATGCTGTCCTTGATACTGGTGTTTTTTGCCGGTCGGGGAAGGAGGAGCCATGCTTAGTATTGAAAATCTCAGCAAATCTTATGGCAGGCAACAGGTTATGAAAAAGGTATCTCTGACGATCGCCTCGGAGATACGAGTCGTTTTGGGCCTGAATGGAAGCGGAAAGTCAACGATGCTCAAGGTTGTGGCGGGCATCCTGCAAGGCGATGAGGGGAAGATACACATTAACGGAACGGACATTGCCGGTTTTTCTCCTGAAGATCGCCATGTTGGATATGTCCCCCAGCAGTCCTCGCTCTTCAGACACATGAACGTGAGGGATAATATCCGGTACTGCCTCCGGAACAAAAGGGGAGCTGATGCAAATATCGGAAAACTGATTGAAATGCTTGGTCTTGAAGAGGTTCTTGATAAGAGGCCAGATGCTCTCAGCGGTGGATTTCAGAGCCGGGTCGCCCTGGCCCGCACGCTCGCTTCTCAGCCCCATGTCATGCTCATGGACGAACCGCTGAGCGATCTCGATCTCGCCATCAAGGAGAAGCTCCTGCCTGAATTTAAACGTGTGCTCAAAACGCTGGGCGTGCCGGTGATCTACGTAACCCACGATCTGACCGAAGCGAACCTCCTGGGAGATCGCTTTTCCTGCATGATCGAAGGCGTTCTTACGAATGCTGATTCGGCGGAAACCGCCTTTGGGTTGATCAAGGAGAGCGTTTTAAGTAAAGATTTGCGAAAATAGATTATAATTATCCCCCGGGAAAGCCGGGGGATAACCTTGCGACTCATTTTTTGTAGAGTTCTTCCAGCAAATATCCGT harbors:
- a CDS encoding TRAP transporter large permease subunit, yielding MHNEPISQEDNLGRFVIKPLLVIASIYSLYLVIHPFTPFAGFSLSILDLTELQRSTHVLFLLLTGYLISSQRPPGKAGVGAFVFALMAAFPLYSFWKIGLDVKLNIAATIFWMAAVLPTLYPRSSKIADKLAALLVIIPYTYHVVFFHDIIERAMIPEAWDLVLSFGLTLLLLGQVYRYIGAILPCLVLTFLLYNLHGDLMGGVFSHAVFGFDLLLAKLFSETEAGLFGMITGVSAKYLVYFTIMGGIIGVLNLGKIIANIASLASRGRADGPGIVTALASVFMGLFSGSGAADTQFVSTISKPMYEKSGYDKYTAAGIAATSGTIAMITPPVLGSLAFVMVEILSIPYLWVCIMAIGPMLLYLIAILAYNYFYVKKMGLKPIEHDQNYGWGYFRRYSYIFLPLLIIVGFIYWGYSISLAVVLAIFLFIILAYIDRTIRPKSPKVLLDGLAKGFSSLIPIGSAVVCANLILTLMVMTGLS
- a CDS encoding long-chain-fatty-acid--CoA ligase → MILPDSLKKACLFFPEKKAVICGNNSWTYRDFFDRLRSISAFMQAEGIKKGDRVAILHPNCHYYLESYYAIALIGAIAVPLNHRLSAAELAFILNDAGAKLLIADPKFAKTVEQIRGNIPSLEKIIWTGNASGGFPEGKNDRSYEKLVAGKDAFCADVAVKEDDIAQIYYTSGTTGRPKGVILTHKNVSLHALGTIAELQLTDRDVWLHAAPLFHLADAWASWAITWVGGTHVLVGEFAPPLVLSALEEKKVTLTNLIPTMLNMLINYPGVKKYNFSSLRVLLSGGAPIAPEVVRRIVETFGCDYIQTYGMTETCPYLTFSILKDHLRRLPPEEQLRFKSKTGREFIAVALKVVNDAGGEVKKDEKEVGEIIVRGDTVTPGYWQLPEETAKAIRDGWLYTGDMAVMDEEGYVTIVDRKKDMIVTGGENVYSTEVENALYMHKAVLECAVVGVPDEKWGETVHATVVLKPGISATADELISFCKEQIARYKAPKSVEFLPSLPKTGSGKIEKKKLRERYWTDERKKI
- a CDS encoding CBS domain-containing protein, which produces MRVRHIMSTPVVTVTSDTPVLEAAKLMKERKIERLPVVDKGKLKGIVTKDRVLHSSPSMATSLSIGEIHYLFAKLTVNDIMQKDVATVTPETTIENAVRLAQDRHVGALPVMEDGKVVGIVTTNDFFYMILNPILGIGEEGSRLIVRHCESTEQIANAFRCVADSGLHVLNASYIRSRRGSEKDLIIHVTEEDTGKLSVCLHEKCQLAVEPRDR
- a CDS encoding gamma carbonic anhydrase family protein is translated as MPVYEFNGKIPRISASAFVHPEAVIIGDVVIGESCFIGPGAVIRGDLGPITLGEGVSFQDNAVIHVDIGSEVVIENDVIVGHGALLHDVHILPRTIIGMGAVLMFQVICEEDSFVAAGSVVLQGMRVPAGTIVGGNPAKIIKKASAKNIIATAEGVILYRELAEKYRMTMKKIA
- the wtpA gene encoding tungstate ABC transporter substrate-binding protein WtpA, which produces MEFDVHKVKGPLRGKFFSLLMIFLFAFVVLTGLSGRARAEEFSGKFPVFIAGSLTVPFKAVAKVYNKQYPQVEVMIEGGGSATTIRKVTELKRECGIIASADYKIVPKLMFPDYADWYIIFASNQMVLCYTEKSKFAREINADNWYKILQKDGVTYGRSDPDQDPCGYRTLMLWQLAEKHYNENGLYNKLYGARGDTMKAKAVELLALLQSGDLDYAFEYDSVARQHGLKYVQLPERINLSSAEHEEFYSRAKVSIKGAKPGQKINLVGEPILYALTIPKNYPDQKKAMSWVEFLLSEKGIKAMAASGQSSVCPAVASDKGKLPEALKKYVKYFPH
- the modA gene encoding molybdate ABC transporter substrate-binding protein, which gives rise to MKSGFTRILILFLVISGVFFAKEGTCGDPVKLNLYAAAGLKKPMDVVVDKFSKEYGVKIFPNYGPSGGLYTQIIKGQPCDIYFSADWMLIEKLKEKKLLAEGKKILKDVMVLVVSKTGEEKKIKTFADLTKEGVVLSIADPRAPVGMYAEKGLRNLGLFDKIIATGNLKAKPSTVNQVAILVEKDQVDAGMIFKSVANMYKLNQVASMGYDVTGDISFGIGIIKGENEDMAKKFMAFTVAHIDEFVKYGWQPYE
- a CDS encoding ABC transporter permease encodes the protein MNRIVTRNMIAVIFAPFLLLLIIYPLVALLTNLEIPGIVKTFHDYLFWESVKNTMFCALAAAALCVVMAIGFGYCHLFLRNTLLYKAANLMNDLPVAIPHTVAGLALLLAFGRTNFGFIGSTGLAFTLVAVILAMFFVSYPLAARAVATGVDQMDQESIIVARTLGDTPTMAFLRIALPGLREALFSGFVLAFARSLSEFAAVIMFGGNVPGSTQVLASYVFTKVEEGEVAMAVTASGFCIMLSLILVFFAGRGRRSHA
- a CDS encoding ATP-binding cassette domain-containing protein, which produces MLSIENLSKSYGRQQVMKKVSLTIASEIRVVLGLNGSGKSTMLKVVAGILQGDEGKIHINGTDIAGFSPEDRHVGYVPQQSSLFRHMNVRDNIRYCLRNKRGADANIGKLIEMLGLEEVLDKRPDALSGGFQSRVALARTLASQPHVMLMDEPLSDLDLAIKEKLLPEFKRVLKTLGVPVIYVTHDLTEANLLGDRFSCMIEGVLTNADSAETAFGLIKESVLSKDLRK